The following coding sequences lie in one Paracidovorax avenae genomic window:
- a CDS encoding sulfotransferase domain-containing protein, with product MTRHGIYWIASYPKSGNTWVRCLIASLLSGGAPVRLDRLADAVPSSASRTWIEASIDIGTADMLGGELRAMRVQAHREEGSRRLCMLKVHDRCDAELFPPDVTLGSVYIVRDPRDVAPSWADHMGVDVDTAIARMADGEWTVGRGMSSLRPQVPQRYGSWSGHVVSWLDHAPASRLLLRYEALLADPAGEAARLARFLGLPADADVVARAVRACDFGRLRDMEEREGFAERQKGQQRFFRQGRSGAWRTALQPGQVDRIVDAHGDVMRRLGYGADAL from the coding sequence ATGACGCGCCACGGCATCTACTGGATCGCCTCGTATCCCAAGTCCGGCAATACCTGGGTGCGGTGCCTGATCGCCAGCCTGCTGTCCGGCGGCGCGCCCGTGCGGCTGGACAGGCTGGCCGATGCCGTGCCCAGCTCGGCCTCCCGGACCTGGATCGAAGCCAGCATCGATATCGGTACCGCCGACATGCTGGGCGGCGAGCTCAGGGCGATGCGCGTGCAGGCGCACCGGGAAGAGGGTTCCCGGCGCCTTTGCATGCTGAAGGTCCATGACCGCTGCGACGCGGAACTGTTCCCTCCGGACGTGACCCTGGGGTCGGTCTACATCGTGCGCGACCCCCGCGACGTGGCGCCGTCCTGGGCGGACCACATGGGGGTGGATGTGGATACCGCCATCGCGCGGATGGCGGACGGCGAATGGACGGTCGGCCGCGGCATGTCCTCGCTCCGCCCGCAGGTGCCGCAGCGGTACGGATCGTGGTCCGGGCACGTGGTGTCCTGGCTGGACCATGCGCCGGCATCCCGGCTGCTGCTGCGCTACGAAGCGCTGCTGGCCGATCCCGCGGGTGAAGCCGCGCGGCTCGCACGGTTCCTGGGGTTGCCGGCGGACGCCGATGTCGTGGCGCGCGCAGTGCGTGCGTGCGATTTCGGAAGGTTGCGCGACATGGAGGAGCGCGAAGGTTTCGCCGAGCGCCAGAAGGGCCAGCAGCGCTTTTTCCGCCAGGGACGGTCCGGCGCGTGGCGTACGGCGCTGCAGCCGGGGCAGGTGGACCGGATCGTGGACGCACATGGGGACGTGATGCGGAGACTGGGCTACGGTGCCGATGCGCTGTGA
- a CDS encoding nucleotidyltransferase family protein produces MIRHRLALALPDAGRLDARLPSALRSVLRDRQRRMALRTLQHAAAVRGVADALRGAGIRYCLIKGQGYAALFGDPLRREASDIDVLVDPENMARALPPLQALGYLPDPAAVADLERYGAGHHDLPLRHAATGVVVELHLRLANRRSQFNLEAAALWERHVTTVRLSGTDVPTLAPPAAVAYAAFHGTKHHWHRAFWLVDMALALRSPTLDWDATLALARQLGVERSLAMAALLVEATLGLEVPAVLRRQPALLHAARPAAEALLPHLDALGSDRGAELAARMGVVRYVRWLLSLQSGWRGRVQLIPVLLAPTDGDRAALALPRRLEWAYPAVRVLRLAARHLARRQRG; encoded by the coding sequence TTGATCCGGCACCGGCTGGCCCTGGCGCTGCCGGACGCAGGCCGGCTCGATGCCCGACTTCCTTCAGCGCTGCGCTCGGTATTGCGCGATCGCCAGCGCCGCATGGCCTTGCGCACGTTGCAGCACGCCGCGGCCGTGCGCGGCGTCGCCGATGCGCTGCGGGGCGCCGGCATCCGGTACTGCCTGATCAAGGGCCAGGGCTATGCGGCGCTGTTCGGCGACCCCCTGCGCCGCGAGGCGAGCGACATCGATGTGCTGGTCGATCCCGAGAACATGGCGCGGGCCCTGCCGCCGCTGCAGGCCCTCGGCTATCTGCCCGACCCAGCCGCCGTGGCGGACCTGGAGCGCTATGGCGCCGGGCACCACGACCTGCCACTGCGCCATGCCGCCACGGGCGTGGTGGTGGAACTGCACCTGCGGCTCGCCAACCGGCGGAGCCAGTTCAACCTGGAGGCGGCAGCACTGTGGGAGCGGCACGTCACCACGGTACGGCTGAGTGGAACCGACGTTCCCACGCTGGCGCCGCCCGCTGCCGTGGCCTATGCCGCGTTCCACGGAACCAAGCACCACTGGCACCGTGCCTTCTGGCTGGTGGACATGGCACTGGCATTGCGCAGCCCCACGCTGGACTGGGACGCCACGCTGGCGCTGGCCCGGCAACTGGGTGTCGAGCGATCTCTGGCGATGGCCGCGCTGCTCGTGGAGGCGACGCTGGGCCTGGAGGTGCCTGCCGTGCTGCGCCGCCAGCCCGCGTTGCTGCACGCGGCCCGTCCAGCGGCCGAGGCGCTGCTGCCGCACCTGGATGCGCTGGGCTCCGACCGTGGCGCGGAACTGGCGGCGCGGATGGGCGTGGTCCGTTATGTGCGATGGCTTCTGTCGCTGCAGTCGGGCTGGCGCGGGCGCGTGCAGCTCATTCCGGTCCTGCTGGCCCCCACCGACGGCGATCGCGCTGCGCTGGCTCTGCCCCGCCGGCTGGAGTGGGCCTACCCGGCGGTGCGGGTTCTGCGGCTGGCAGCGCGCCACCTCGCCAGGCGCCAGCGCGGCTGA
- a CDS encoding lasso peptide biosynthesis B2 protein, which yields MSDVLPLRRLRAFLRLPRFERGLFCPAWLLLGLARAAVLCLGFRRIAPWLGRAVAEPPPLPPLDERGRRRAQQIGRTLRLSARHTPWQSNCLAQALAARCLLGLFGIPHVVCFGVARSDASQLQAHAWVIAGRGFVTGGAGAQRFTRTGCFVVGAEGA from the coding sequence GTGTCTGATGTGCTGCCCCTGCGGCGCCTGCGTGCTTTCCTGCGCCTTCCGCGTTTCGAGCGCGGCCTGTTCTGCCCGGCCTGGCTGCTGCTGGGGCTCGCGCGGGCGGCCGTGCTCTGCCTGGGGTTCCGCCGGATCGCGCCCTGGCTGGGGCGCGCGGTCGCGGAGCCGCCCCCCCTGCCCCCCCTGGACGAGCGCGGACGGCGGCGCGCTCAGCAGATCGGCCGCACGTTGCGCCTGTCCGCCCGGCACACGCCCTGGCAGTCGAATTGCCTGGCCCAGGCGCTGGCGGCGCGCTGTCTGCTTGGACTGTTCGGGATTCCCCATGTGGTGTGCTTCGGGGTGGCGCGTTCGGACGCGTCGCAACTGCAGGCGCATGCCTGGGTCATCGCGGGGCGGGGATTCGTGACCGGTGGAGCCGGCGCGCAGCGCTTCACCCGCACGGGATGCTTCGTCGTCGGCGCGGAGGGCGCGTGA
- a CDS encoding ABC transporter ATP-binding protein, translating into MAGATEGIGVLLLVPLLGVLQGGAVEGLGIAARGVVQATESLGLPAGTPLPLLALFCALILLRNAIQYARECTAARLQQQVADRLREASFSALLGAQWRWVVAQRTAEQANLMLSDVARIGIGLGHGMGMLASLATAAVYLLAAFALHWKLALACALGGALLLALLAGHRRAVMALGRQLTVASQRLHGSLHDSLAGLRLAKILGAEARYRAWIAGDAGRLRDQQLRFSTGLSLSKALLHSAGALLLAAYVYLGLRVWAVPVAELLTLVLVFARLLPLMAMGHQQQQMWLHAAPAFAGVERQLADARDWAEPEEAAREAVPDVRTAIALRSVGVRYEGRAVRALDDVSLTLPVRTTTAIVGASGAGKSTLADVLCGLLGPDEGALEIDGVPLDARARRAWRRAVAYVSQDTFLFNDSVRSNLLLAAPDADDDALRQALEQACAQFVHALPQGWDTVVGERGVQLSGGERQRLALARALLQRPALLILDEATSALDPGNEARVREALERLHGDLTVVVIGHRLALLERADHVVLLEQGRVRMQGRWDDVAPYWVGAR; encoded by the coding sequence ATGGCAGGCGCCACGGAAGGCATCGGCGTGCTGTTGCTGGTGCCCCTGCTGGGGGTATTGCAGGGCGGAGCCGTGGAGGGATTGGGCATTGCCGCGCGGGGCGTCGTTCAGGCCACGGAATCGCTGGGCCTGCCCGCAGGAACGCCGCTGCCGCTGCTGGCACTGTTCTGTGCGCTGATCCTGCTGCGCAACGCGATCCAGTATGCGCGGGAATGCACCGCAGCGCGGCTGCAGCAGCAGGTGGCGGACCGGCTGCGCGAGGCCAGCTTCTCTGCACTGCTCGGCGCGCAGTGGCGCTGGGTGGTCGCGCAGCGCACGGCAGAGCAGGCGAACCTCATGCTCAGCGATGTGGCGCGCATCGGTATCGGCCTGGGCCATGGCATGGGCATGCTGGCGTCTCTGGCCACTGCCGCGGTGTACCTGCTGGCCGCCTTCGCGCTGCACTGGAAGCTGGCGCTCGCCTGCGCCCTGGGCGGCGCGCTGCTGCTGGCCCTGCTGGCCGGGCACCGGCGCGCCGTGATGGCCCTGGGGCGGCAGCTCACCGTGGCCAGCCAGCGCCTGCATGGCAGCCTGCACGACAGCCTGGCCGGATTGCGGCTGGCCAAGATCCTGGGGGCGGAGGCGCGCTACCGTGCCTGGATTGCCGGCGACGCGGGCAGGCTGCGCGACCAGCAACTGCGCTTCTCCACCGGGCTGAGCCTGTCCAAGGCCCTGCTGCACAGCGCCGGTGCGTTGCTGCTGGCCGCGTATGTGTACCTGGGGTTGCGGGTGTGGGCTGTGCCGGTCGCCGAGTTGCTCACGCTGGTGCTGGTGTTCGCCCGCCTGCTGCCCTTGATGGCGATGGGCCACCAGCAACAGCAGATGTGGTTGCATGCGGCGCCCGCCTTCGCCGGGGTGGAGCGCCAGCTGGCCGATGCCCGCGACTGGGCCGAACCGGAGGAGGCTGCCCGGGAGGCGGTGCCCGACGTGCGTACGGCGATCGCCCTGCGCAGCGTCGGAGTGCGCTACGAAGGCCGTGCGGTCCGGGCGCTGGACGATGTCTCCCTCACGTTGCCCGTGCGGACGACCACCGCCATCGTCGGCGCCTCCGGCGCCGGCAAGAGCACCCTGGCCGACGTGCTGTGCGGATTGCTGGGCCCGGACGAGGGAGCGCTGGAGATCGACGGCGTGCCCCTGGACGCCCGTGCGCGCCGTGCCTGGCGGCGGGCCGTCGCCTACGTATCGCAGGACACCTTCCTGTTCAACGACAGCGTGCGCAGCAACCTGCTTCTGGCCGCGCCCGATGCCGATGACGATGCCTTGCGCCAGGCCCTGGAGCAGGCTTGCGCGCAGTTCGTGCATGCCCTGCCACAGGGCTGGGACACCGTGGTGGGGGAGCGTGGCGTGCAGCTGTCGGGTGGCGAGCGGCAGCGCCTTGCCCTGGCGCGCGCGCTGTTGCAGCGCCCGGCACTGCTGATCCTCGACGAGGCCACCAGCGCCCTGGACCCCGGCAACGAAGCACGCGTGCGCGAGGCCCTGGAGCGACTGCACGGCGACCTGACCGTGGTCGTCATCGGCCACAGGCTCGCCCTGCTGGAGCGGGCGGACCATGTCGTGCTGCTGGAGCAGGGGCGGGTCCGCATGCAGGGGCGTTGGGACGACGTGGCGCCGTACTGGGTGGGCGCGCGGTGA